In the Kitasatospora terrestris genome, one interval contains:
- a CDS encoding gluconokinase, GntK/IdnK-type has protein sequence MARNRLGNRVVIVTGVSASGKTTVGRLLADRLDVPFADADDLHPAANRAKMASGRPLDDADRRPWLAAVAAWIRTTAEQGGGVIACSALRRDYRDRLRPPGAEVWFLHLSLDPAVALERITARHGHFMPPQLLDSQYRLLEPLRPDEPGATVDASGSAERTVETALRALTADSRGRAAPKGPDRP, from the coding sequence ATGGCCAGGAACCGGCTCGGCAACCGCGTGGTGATCGTGACGGGCGTCTCCGCCAGCGGGAAGACGACGGTCGGCCGCCTGCTCGCCGACCGGCTCGACGTGCCGTTCGCCGACGCCGACGACCTCCACCCGGCCGCGAACCGCGCCAAGATGGCCTCCGGACGGCCCCTCGACGACGCCGACCGCCGCCCCTGGCTGGCGGCCGTCGCCGCGTGGATCCGCACCACCGCCGAGCAGGGCGGCGGCGTCATCGCGTGCTCGGCACTGCGGCGCGACTACCGCGACCGGCTGCGGCCGCCGGGCGCCGAGGTGTGGTTCCTCCACCTGTCTCTCGATCCCGCCGTGGCGCTGGAACGGATCACCGCCCGGCACGGGCACTTCATGCCACCTCAGTTGCTCGACTCGCAGTACCGGCTCCTGGAACCGCTCCGGCCCGACGAGCCCGGCGCCACCGTGGACGCCTCCGGCAGCGCGGAGCGGACCGTGGAGACGGCCCTCCGGGCCCTGACAGCGGACTCCCGCGGCCGGGCCGCGCCGAAGGGCCCGGACCGGCCCTGA
- a CDS encoding cyclase family protein: MAVDPTAAPVTAAEFRALYRRLRRDRPDGALAELTPQRVAAAAREVRAGLRVSLAAPVETGEGPDNPEPAVHRMTGAVAGHLPDEGLDFARDRIAMNVHGDADSHLDALCHVVYDGTLYGGVDADTLTPHGADALSVDLLRDGIVGRGVLLDVPRLRGVPWLEPGDQVGAEELAAAEAAQGVRVGPGDLLFVRVGHRRRRAEQGPWDASAARAGLHPRAMEFLAERRVVALGSDGNNDAAPSRTEGVDYPVHVLAVHAMGVHLLDYLQFEDLVPLCGRERRWSFLCVVAPLRLLRATGSPVNPIAIL; encoded by the coding sequence GTGGCGGTCGACCCGACGGCCGCACCGGTCACCGCCGCCGAGTTCCGCGCGCTGTACCGGCGGCTGCGCCGCGACCGGCCGGACGGCGCCCTCGCCGAGCTCACCCCGCAGCGCGTGGCGGCCGCCGCCCGTGAGGTGCGGGCGGGGCTGCGGGTCTCGCTGGCGGCGCCGGTGGAGACCGGCGAGGGACCGGACAATCCCGAGCCGGCCGTCCACCGGATGACCGGAGCGGTGGCCGGCCACCTGCCCGACGAGGGACTGGACTTCGCCCGGGACCGGATCGCCATGAACGTGCACGGCGACGCCGACAGCCACCTGGACGCGCTGTGCCACGTGGTCTACGACGGAACGCTGTACGGCGGCGTCGACGCGGACACCCTCACCCCCCACGGGGCCGACGCCCTCTCGGTGGACCTGCTCCGGGACGGGATCGTCGGCCGGGGCGTCCTGCTGGACGTCCCGCGGCTGCGCGGGGTGCCCTGGCTGGAACCCGGCGACCAGGTGGGGGCCGAGGAACTGGCCGCGGCGGAGGCCGCCCAAGGGGTCCGGGTCGGCCCGGGCGACCTGCTGTTCGTCCGGGTCGGCCACCGCCGCCGCAGGGCCGAACAGGGCCCCTGGGACGCTTCGGCGGCCCGTGCCGGGCTCCACCCCCGCGCGATGGAGTTCCTCGCCGAACGGCGGGTGGTGGCCCTGGGCAGCGACGGCAACAACGACGCCGCACCGTCCCGGACCGAGGGCGTGGACTACCCCGTCCACGTGCTCGCCGTGCACGCGATGGGCGTCCACCTGCTCGACTACCTGCAGTTCGAGGACCTCGTGCCGCTGTGCGGACGGGAGCGGCGCTGGTCCTTCCTGTGCGTGGTCGCGCCGCTGCGGCTGCTGCGGGCCACCGGCTCGCCGGTGAACCCGATCGCGATCCTCTGA
- the zwf gene encoding glucose-6-phosphate dehydrogenase, whose product MTTRQMDALVIFGATGDLAKLETFPALVGLVDRGVLDVPIVGVAKAGWDLQQFRGYAEASLTLNGMDPKSPAATKMLGLLRYVDGDLDDDATYTAMSEAMGAGGRALYYLEVPPPLFGRIARGIATAGRAKDARIMVEKPFGTDLASARELNATMHEHFPEDAVYRVDHWLGLDPVENVLFARFANSVIEPLLNRTHVESIQITMAEAFDVSDRGRFYDRTGAVRDVIQNHMLQVLATVLADPPSGQGLSAWRDSKALAVTSLQPLDADHIVRGQYDGYLDVAGVDPKSTVETYAAIRLAADSWRWADVPIVIRAGKCLPVTATEVSIRFRRAPHDVFGLRPVPATNMLRFRIWPETQVAFTLAGKQPGGGWQAKHEELAFSEIPGSDMRPYDRLIGAALDGDRWLFARQDTVEAAWRIVDPVLGDAVPVHPYARGTWGPKEADALLAGDDTWYDPAG is encoded by the coding sequence ATGACGACACGACAGATGGACGCGCTGGTGATCTTCGGGGCCACCGGCGACCTCGCCAAGCTGGAGACCTTCCCCGCCCTGGTCGGCCTGGTCGACCGCGGTGTCCTCGACGTACCGATCGTCGGCGTGGCCAAGGCCGGCTGGGACCTGCAGCAGTTCCGCGGCTACGCCGAGGCCTCGCTCACCCTCAACGGCATGGACCCCAAGAGCCCCGCCGCGACCAAGATGCTCGGCCTGCTGCGCTACGTCGACGGTGACCTCGACGACGACGCCACCTACACGGCGATGTCCGAGGCCATGGGCGCCGGCGGGCGGGCCCTGTACTACCTGGAAGTACCGCCGCCGCTCTTCGGCCGGATCGCCCGGGGCATCGCCACCGCCGGCCGGGCGAAGGACGCCCGCATCATGGTCGAGAAGCCCTTCGGCACCGACCTGGCCAGCGCCCGCGAGCTCAACGCCACCATGCACGAGCACTTCCCCGAGGACGCCGTCTACCGCGTCGACCACTGGCTCGGACTCGACCCCGTCGAGAACGTGCTGTTCGCACGCTTCGCCAACTCCGTGATCGAGCCGCTGCTCAACCGCACGCACGTCGAGAGCATCCAGATCACCATGGCCGAGGCGTTCGACGTCTCCGACCGCGGCCGCTTCTACGACCGCACCGGCGCCGTCCGGGACGTGATCCAGAACCACATGCTCCAGGTCCTCGCCACCGTCCTGGCCGACCCGCCCTCCGGACAGGGCCTGAGTGCCTGGCGGGACTCCAAGGCCCTCGCCGTCACCTCGCTGCAACCGCTCGACGCCGACCACATCGTGCGCGGCCAGTACGACGGCTACCTGGACGTGGCCGGCGTCGACCCGAAGTCCACCGTCGAGACCTACGCCGCGATCCGGCTGGCCGCCGATTCCTGGCGCTGGGCCGACGTGCCGATCGTCATCCGCGCCGGGAAGTGCCTGCCGGTGACCGCCACCGAGGTCAGCATCCGCTTCCGCCGCGCCCCGCACGACGTCTTCGGGCTGCGCCCGGTGCCCGCGACCAACATGCTCCGCTTCCGGATCTGGCCCGAGACCCAGGTGGCGTTCACCCTCGCCGGCAAGCAGCCCGGCGGCGGCTGGCAGGCCAAGCACGAGGAACTGGCCTTCAGCGAGATCCCCGGATCGGACATGCGCCCCTACGACCGCCTGATCGGCGCCGCGCTGGACGGCGACCGCTGGCTGTTCGCCCGGCAGGACACGGTCGAGGCAGCCTGGCGCATCGTCGACCCCGTGCTCGGCGACGCCGTCCCGGTGCACCCCTACGCCAGGGGCACCTGGGGGCCCAAGGAGGCCGACGCCCTCCTCGCCGGCGACGACACCTGGTACGACCCGGCCGGCTGA
- a CDS encoding 2-hydroxyacid dehydrogenase, producing MAAATGGSTGAGVMLPYPPSELGGLPEGWRALVWDGDGPAPADGVLGDVEFLVVPYTRTGAALPLLGRLPALRVVQSLSAGVENLLPHVPAGVTLCNARGVHDTSTAEHAVTLLLAALRGIPGLVRAQEAGRWSSGFRPALADRTVLVLGYGAIGSAVEARLAPFECEVLRVARTARSAPRGPVHGLDELPSLLPRADAVVLTLPLTDRTRGLVDAAFLARLGDGAVLVNVGRGAVVDTAALLAELRTGRLAAALDVTDPEPLPPGHALWTAPNTLITPHVAATTSAFRPRALALVRAQLARYASGEPLANVVDPTANQE from the coding sequence ATGGCTGCTGCGACCGGCGGTTCCACCGGGGCCGGGGTGATGCTCCCGTATCCGCCGTCGGAGCTCGGCGGCCTGCCCGAGGGCTGGCGGGCCCTCGTCTGGGACGGTGACGGCCCCGCTCCGGCCGACGGGGTGCTGGGCGACGTCGAGTTCCTCGTCGTCCCGTACACCCGTACCGGCGCGGCGCTGCCGCTGCTGGGTCGACTGCCGGCCCTGCGGGTGGTGCAGTCCCTGAGCGCGGGGGTGGAGAACCTGCTGCCGCACGTACCCGCGGGGGTCACGCTCTGCAATGCCCGGGGGGTGCACGACACGAGTACGGCCGAGCACGCGGTGACGCTGCTGCTGGCCGCGCTGCGCGGGATCCCCGGGCTCGTCCGGGCCCAGGAGGCGGGGCGGTGGTCGTCGGGGTTCCGTCCGGCGCTGGCCGACCGGACCGTCCTGGTCCTGGGCTACGGGGCGATCGGCAGCGCCGTGGAGGCCCGGCTCGCCCCGTTCGAGTGCGAGGTCCTGCGGGTCGCCCGGACCGCCCGCAGCGCGCCGCGCGGGCCGGTGCACGGGCTGGACGAGCTGCCGTCGCTGCTGCCGCGCGCCGACGCGGTGGTGCTGACCCTGCCGCTCACCGACCGGACCCGGGGCCTGGTCGACGCCGCGTTCCTGGCCCGACTGGGGGACGGCGCAGTGCTGGTGAACGTCGGCCGCGGCGCGGTCGTGGACACCGCGGCGCTGCTCGCGGAACTGCGGACCGGGCGCCTGGCAGCGGCGCTGGACGTCACGGACCCGGAGCCGCTCCCGCCGGGGCACGCCCTGTGGACGGCACCGAACACGCTGATCACCCCGCACGTGGCCGCGACCACCTCGGCCTTCCGCCCGCGCGCGCTGGCCCTCGTCCGGGCCCAGCTGGCCCGGTACGCCTCCGGCGAGCCACTGGCCAACGTGGTGGACCCGACGGCGAACCAGGAGTGA
- a CDS encoding glycoside hydrolase family 15 protein: protein MDRYPPIADHGLVGDLQTVALVSAKGVMDWFAAPRVDSPSIFAALLDHDRGGHFRIGPEADDVTYRQLYYPDTAVLVTRFMSPEGVGELIDWMPPNTSGSPSDRHTVIRAIRVVRGTVTFSLDCRPRFDYGRAKHELHLDDRYAAFHTPGMALHLRTTFPVERSGDDVAATVTLSAGETAGAVLTVCAADGAAPPRADEAAITEQLWDAVNFWQDWVRTANYRGRWPDMVRRSAITLKLLTYHPTGAPIAAATMGLPEQVGGERNWDYRFTWVRDASLSVRALLDLGFTEEAGAYTHWLSDRLHERLEMPGERLQIMYRVDGDPQLTEEVLEHFEGYRGSYPVRAGNAAMDQLQLDIYGEALYALAEGREIGVQAGYRGWQATARMLDWLTDNWDRPDEGIWETRGGRKDFTYSRVMTWVAFDRGIKLAEHFSRPADIARWRDTRNAILDQIMTRGWSEKEQALVQHYDGDVLDASLLLIPRVGLLAPRDPAWLSTLDAMDRKLVSDSLVYRYDPAASPDGLRGSEGTFSLCTFLHVDALARAGRLRQARYAFEKMLTYANHVGLFAEEIGPSGEQLGNFPQAFTHLSLIMAANTLDAALDGKRGS, encoded by the coding sequence CGACGACGTGACCTACCGCCAGCTCTACTACCCGGACACCGCCGTCCTGGTCACCCGGTTCATGTCACCCGAGGGCGTCGGCGAGCTGATCGACTGGATGCCGCCCAACACCTCCGGCAGCCCGTCCGACCGGCACACCGTGATCCGGGCGATCCGCGTGGTCCGCGGCACCGTCACGTTCTCCCTGGACTGCCGTCCGCGCTTCGACTACGGCCGGGCGAAGCACGAGCTGCACCTCGACGACCGGTACGCCGCCTTCCACACCCCCGGCATGGCCCTGCACCTGCGCACCACCTTCCCGGTGGAGCGCAGCGGGGACGACGTGGCCGCCACGGTCACGCTCAGCGCCGGCGAGACGGCCGGGGCCGTGCTCACCGTCTGCGCGGCGGACGGCGCCGCGCCGCCCCGGGCGGACGAGGCCGCGATCACCGAGCAGCTCTGGGACGCCGTCAACTTCTGGCAGGACTGGGTCCGCACGGCGAACTACCGCGGCCGCTGGCCCGACATGGTCCGGCGGTCCGCGATCACCCTCAAACTGCTCACCTACCACCCGACGGGTGCGCCGATCGCCGCCGCCACCATGGGCCTGCCCGAGCAGGTCGGCGGCGAGCGCAACTGGGACTACCGCTTCACCTGGGTCCGGGACGCGTCGCTGTCGGTGCGCGCGCTGCTCGACCTCGGTTTCACCGAGGAGGCCGGCGCGTACACCCACTGGCTCAGCGACCGGCTCCACGAACGGCTGGAGATGCCCGGCGAGCGGCTGCAGATCATGTACCGGGTGGACGGCGACCCGCAGCTGACCGAGGAGGTCCTGGAGCACTTCGAGGGGTACCGCGGCTCCTACCCCGTGCGCGCGGGCAACGCCGCGATGGACCAACTGCAGCTGGACATCTACGGCGAGGCGCTCTACGCGCTCGCCGAGGGGCGCGAGATCGGCGTCCAGGCCGGCTACCGCGGCTGGCAGGCGACCGCACGGATGCTCGACTGGCTCACCGACAACTGGGACCGTCCCGACGAGGGCATCTGGGAGACCCGCGGCGGCCGCAAGGACTTCACCTACAGCCGGGTGATGACCTGGGTCGCCTTCGACCGGGGCATCAAGCTGGCCGAGCACTTCAGCCGCCCCGCCGACATCGCGCGCTGGCGCGACACCCGCAACGCGATCCTGGACCAGATCATGACCCGGGGCTGGAGCGAGAAGGAGCAGGCCCTCGTCCAGCACTACGACGGCGACGTCCTGGACGCCTCCCTGCTGCTGATCCCGCGCGTGGGCCTGCTCGCACCGCGCGACCCGGCCTGGCTGTCCACCCTCGACGCGATGGACCGCAAGCTCGTCTCCGACAGCCTGGTCTACCGCTACGACCCCGCCGCCTCGCCCGACGGACTGCGCGGCTCGGAGGGCACCTTCAGCCTCTGCACCTTCCTGCACGTCGACGCGCTCGCCCGCGCCGGGCGCCTGCGGCAGGCCCGCTACGCCTTCGAGAAGATGCTCACCTACGCCAACCACGTCGGCCTGTTCGCCGAGGAGATCGGCCCGTCCGGCGAGCAACTCGGCAACTTCCCGCAGGCGTTCACCCACCTCTCGCTGATCATGGCGGCCAACACCCTGGACGCGGCGCTGGACGGGAAGCGGGGCTCCTGA
- a CDS encoding GMC family oxidoreductase, which yields MAGDQHYDVVVIGTGAGGGTLAHRLAPTGKRILVLERGDYLPRERDNWDSTAVFVKGKYRAPEYWYDKDGNAFPPEVNYYVGGNTKFYGAALFRLRPEDFGELRHHGGVSPAWPIDYQDLEPYYTQAEQLYRVHGRHGEDPTAGPASADYPFPPVEHEPRIQQLSDDLEKHGLHPFHLPIGVNLIQDDQGRAVHGSACIRCDRVDGFPCLLGAKSDAQVICVDPALEHDNVTMVTRADVRRLETDPTGRSVTGVVAELGDGSTATFAADVVVVACGAVNSAVLLLRSANDKHPGGLANSSGTVGRHYMRHNNLALMAVSKEPNPTLFQKTLAVNDWYLGADDWDYPLGGIQMLGKSDAEQIHGEAPRWAGAVSPDMPFEVLAHHAVDFWLCGEDLPHPDNRVTLDADGGIHLALDEKNNTAGLKRLRHKLQGMLGQLGMHPHHLLSHSIYLHKGMPIGATAHQAGTVRFGTDPAASALDVNCRAHDVDNLYVVDTSFFPSIGAVNPSLTAIANALRVGDHIADRLR from the coding sequence GTGGCCGGTGACCAGCACTACGACGTCGTCGTCATCGGCACCGGCGCCGGCGGCGGCACCCTCGCCCATCGGCTGGCGCCGACCGGCAAACGGATCCTCGTCCTCGAACGCGGCGACTACCTGCCCCGCGAACGGGACAACTGGGACTCCACAGCGGTCTTCGTCAAAGGCAAGTACCGCGCCCCCGAGTACTGGTACGACAAGGACGGCAACGCCTTCCCGCCCGAGGTCAACTACTACGTCGGCGGCAACACCAAGTTCTACGGCGCCGCCCTGTTCCGGCTGCGCCCCGAGGACTTCGGCGAACTCCGCCACCACGGCGGCGTCTCACCGGCCTGGCCGATCGACTACCAGGATCTGGAGCCGTACTACACCCAGGCCGAGCAGCTCTACCGGGTGCACGGCCGCCACGGCGAGGACCCGACCGCCGGCCCGGCGAGCGCCGACTACCCCTTCCCACCCGTCGAACACGAGCCGCGCATCCAGCAGCTCAGCGACGACCTGGAGAAGCACGGCCTGCACCCCTTCCACCTGCCGATCGGCGTCAACCTCATCCAGGACGACCAGGGCCGGGCGGTCCACGGCAGTGCCTGCATCCGCTGCGACCGGGTCGACGGCTTCCCGTGCCTGCTCGGTGCCAAGTCCGACGCCCAGGTGATCTGCGTCGACCCGGCCCTGGAGCACGACAACGTCACCATGGTCACCCGGGCGGACGTGCGCCGGCTCGAGACCGACCCCACCGGCCGGAGCGTCACCGGCGTGGTCGCCGAACTCGGGGACGGCAGCACCGCCACCTTCGCCGCGGACGTCGTCGTGGTCGCCTGCGGCGCCGTCAACTCCGCCGTCCTGCTGCTGAGGTCCGCCAACGACAAGCACCCGGGCGGACTGGCCAACAGCTCCGGCACCGTCGGCCGCCACTACATGCGGCACAACAACCTGGCGCTGATGGCGGTGTCGAAGGAGCCGAACCCCACCCTGTTCCAGAAGACGCTCGCCGTGAACGACTGGTACCTCGGCGCCGACGACTGGGACTACCCGCTCGGCGGCATCCAGATGCTCGGCAAGTCCGACGCCGAGCAGATCCACGGCGAGGCCCCGCGCTGGGCCGGCGCCGTCTCGCCCGACATGCCGTTCGAGGTGCTCGCCCACCACGCCGTCGACTTCTGGCTCTGCGGCGAGGACCTGCCCCACCCGGACAACCGGGTGACCCTGGACGCCGACGGCGGCATCCACCTCGCCCTGGACGAGAAGAACAACACCGCCGGGCTCAAGCGGCTGCGCCACAAGCTCCAGGGGATGCTGGGCCAACTCGGCATGCACCCGCACCACTTGCTCTCGCACAGCATCTACCTGCACAAGGGCATGCCGATCGGCGCCACCGCCCACCAGGCGGGCACCGTGCGGTTCGGCACCGACCCGGCCGCGTCCGCCCTCGACGTCAACTGCCGGGCCCACGACGTGGACAACCTCTACGTCGTCGACACCTCCTTCTTCCCGAGCATCGGCGCCGTGAACCCCTCGCTCACCGCCATCGCCAACGCGCTCCGGGTCGGCGACCACATCGCCGACCGGCTGCGCTGA